In one window of Lampris incognitus isolate fLamInc1 chromosome 3, fLamInc1.hap2, whole genome shotgun sequence DNA:
- the LOC130110581 gene encoding small integral membrane protein 30-like: MSLKLALPDVAAAWMVVLVCFVPPAEAYDFGDAVALLLGTAISIVGFCAFLGWYARRRNGHL, from the coding sequence ATGTCTCTCAAACTCGCACTCCCAGATGTTGCCGCGGCATGGATGGTGGTCCTCGTCTGTTTCGTCCCTCCGGCGGAGGCGTACGATTTCGGAGACGCCGTAGCTCTGTTGCTCGGGACGGCCATATCGATTGTGGGGTTTTGTGCCTTCCTGGGCTGGTACGCACGGAGACGAAATGGACACCTCTGA
- the gpr85 gene encoding probable G protein-coupled receptor 85, with protein MIPPPSMANYSHAGDHTILQNVSPLATFLKLTSLGFIIGVGVVGNLLISILLVKDKSLHRAPYYFLLDLCASDILRSAICFPFVFTSVKNGSTWTYGTLTCKVIAFLGVLSCFHTAFMLFCVSVTRYLAIAHHRFYTKRLTFWTCLAVICMVWTLSVAMAFPPVLDVGTYYFIREEDQCTFQHRSFRANDSLGFMLLLALILLATQLVYLKLIFFVHDRRKMKPVQFVPAVSQNWTFHGPGASGQAAANWLAGFGRGPTPPTLLGIRQNSNAAGRRRLLVLDEFKTEKRISRMFYIMTFFFLALWGPYLVACYWRVFARGPVVPAGYLTAAVWMSFAQAGVNPFICIFSNRELRRCFSTTLLYCRKSRLPREPYCVI; from the coding sequence ATGATCCCTCCTCCATCTATGGCGAACTATAGCCATGCAGGGGACCACACCATCTTGCAGAATGTCTCTCCTCTTGCCACGTTCCTCAAACTGACCTCTCTGGGATTCATCATTGGAGTCGGCGTGGTCGGGAACCTCCTGATCTCCATCCTGCTGGTCAAAGACAAGAGCCTGCACCGCGCACCCTACTACTTCCTGCTGGACCTGTGTGCCTCCGACATCCTGCGCTCTGCCATCTGTTTCCCCTTTGTCTTCACCTCTGTCAAGAATGGATCCACCTGGACCTATGGCACCCTTACCTGCAAAGTGATTGCCTTCCTGGGTGTGCTCTCCTGTTTCCATACAGCATTCATGCTGTTCTGCGTCAGCGTCACTCGCTACCTGGCCATTGCACATCACCGCTTCTATACGAAGAGGCTGACCTTCTGGACCTGTCTGGCCGTCATCTGCATGGTGTGGACGTTGTCAGTAGCCATGGCCTTCCCCCCAGTGCTGGACGTAGGGACATACTACTTTATCCGGGAGGAGGACCAGTGCACGTTCCAGCACCGCTCCTTCAGGGCCAACGACTCGCTGGGTTTCATGCTCCTGCTGGCGCTCAtcctcctagccacacagctggtTTACCTCAAGCTCATCTTCTTTGTTCATGACCGTCGGAAGATGAAGCCCGTCCAGTTTGTGCCGGCTGTCAGCCAGAACTGGACCTTCCACGGACCAGGCGCCAGCGGGCAGGCGGCAGCAAACTGGTTGGCTGGATTTGGGAGAGGCCCCACCCCACCGACCTTGCTGGGCATCCGGCAGAATAGCAACGCGGCGGGCCGCAGACGTCTGCTAGTGCTGGACGAGTTCAAAACAGAGAAGAGGATTAGTAGAATGTTCTACATCATGACGTTTTTCTTTCTGGCTCTATGGGGGCCCTATCTGGTTGCTTGCTACTGGCGGGTGTTTGCCAGGGGCCCCGTGGTCCCTGCGGGCTACCTGACAGCAGCCGTGTGGATGAGCTTCGCCCAGGCTGGGGTGAATCCCTTCATCTGCATCTTCTCCAACCGGGAGCTCCGGCGCTGCTTCAGCACCACGCTCCTCTACTGCAGAAAATCCAGGTTACCAAGGGAACCCTACTGCGTTATATGA